The DNA region TCACATGGGGATCATTCACTGCGCTGGCGATACCGTTTTCGTATTGGAGGCTGTTCAGCCCGTCCAGTTGACGGATATTGACACCTGGATTGAAAAAGGTCTTGGTGGGCGGTATGTGGTTAAGCGCCTGAAGAATGCTGATAAGTTGCTGACTCGGGACGTCATCTCAAGAATGCAACAGATCGGCGCGGGATATATCGGGAAGGACTATGATCCGTATTTTGAATGGTCCGATGAGAGAATCTACTGTTCCGAGTTGGTATGGAAGATATACAAACGGGTTCTCAATCTGGAGATAGGTGGTTTGCAGCGGATCGGTGATTTCGAACTCTCTCATGCCGCTGTAAAAGAGAAGCTCCGGGAACGCTTCGGTGACCATGTTCCCGAGGAGGAGCCGGCTATCTCTCCCGCGCAGATGTTCAGTTCAGAGCTTCTAATAACAGTGTGCTCTCGATGATTATGGACAACACCAAGTCCGCAGCAAGTAGACCTCATCCTTTCAC from Candidatus Zixiibacteriota bacterium includes:
- a CDS encoding YiiX family permuted papain-like enzyme produces the protein MLLWGTRCDGCPWPTVISIAACCILAWTSCSRSQNDLLKTGDLIFHTSMSSQSRAIQLASSSPWTHMGIIHCAGDTVFVLEAVQPVQLTDIDTWIEKGLGGRYVVKRLKNADKLLTRDVISRMQQIGAGYIGKDYDPYFEWSDERIYCSELVWKIYKRVLNLEIGGLQRIGDFELSHAAVKEKLRERFGDHVPEEEPAISPAQMFSSELLITVCSR